In Helicobacter mastomyrinus, a single genomic region encodes these proteins:
- a CDS encoding YhcH/YjgK/YiaL family protein, producing MLKEAKDYMLNATNPTHSIHKRIIELDLAGQERKEVSYALSQGVRAIEQTYHLKEAKNAFFETHRAFIDFQLVVEGYEYMCIGDRSAFDVKIPYDESRDLIVYDNALPYSLYSHYKALHIETSNHKTTLPKVCRPFPIDESINTPCRSNILLTSGDLAVFFPNDVHAGGLELTPNINHNVMSQVKKSVLKVPVSLLGL from the coding sequence ATGCTTAAAGAAGCAAAAGACTATATGCTTAATGCTACAAACCCTACCCATAGCATACATAAAAGGATTATTGAACTTGACTTAGCAGGGCAGGAACGCAAAGAAGTGAGCTATGCACTCTCACAAGGTGTGCGAGCCATCGAGCAAACCTATCATCTTAAAGAAGCTAAAAATGCGTTTTTTGAGACACATCGCGCATTTATTGACTTTCAACTTGTGGTAGAGGGATATGAATATATGTGTATTGGTGATAGGAGCGCGTTTGATGTGAAGATTCCCTATGATGAAAGTAGAGATTTAATTGTATATGATAATGCCTTACCATACAGCTTATATTCGCATTACAAGGCTTTACATATAGAAACTAGCAATCATAAAACTACTTTGCCAAAAGTATGTCGCCCTTTTCCTATTGATGAATCTATCAACACACCCTGTCGTAGCAATATACTTCTAACAAGTGGGGATCTAGCGGTATTTTTCCCTAATGATGTGCATGCGGGAGGATTAGAATTAACGCCAAATATCAATCATAATGTTATGTCTCAAGTAAAAAAAAGTGTACTCAAGGTGCCCGTATCGCTCCTTGGGTTGTAA